In Chryseobacterium gleum, a single genomic region encodes these proteins:
- a CDS encoding Abi-alpha family protein — protein sequence MMDNNNNKTSTDLLGLAPYGESLKIAVEKGFGAAEALLSRICLPAAEELGLMYKDKVRHWRLNNIIKIIEKSNDKLQFIDGEINLNAHPRVIKEIIENGSWCDDDTIQEMWAGLIASSCNEDDGDDLNLIFVNTLKQLTRNQVKILNYICSKCIMNVDKNGFIQANHIEISLDELSKIVEIKSVHQIDSELDFLRSKELLISDYFSGHGAGFVIDLDNIVAHLEPSPFAINLFIRGQGFKGSPKDFYKLEYKNQ from the coding sequence ATGATGGATAATAATAACAATAAAACTTCTACGGATCTTTTGGGTTTAGCACCATATGGTGAATCTTTGAAAATTGCTGTTGAAAAAGGATTTGGAGCTGCTGAGGCTTTATTAAGTAGAATTTGTTTACCCGCTGCTGAAGAATTAGGATTAATGTATAAAGACAAAGTTCGACATTGGAGACTAAATAATATTATAAAAATAATTGAAAAGTCCAATGACAAACTACAGTTTATTGATGGAGAAATCAATTTGAATGCACATCCAAGAGTAATTAAAGAAATTATTGAAAATGGATCTTGGTGCGACGACGATACTATTCAAGAAATGTGGGCTGGATTAATTGCATCTTCATGTAATGAGGATGATGGGGATGATTTAAATTTAATATTTGTAAATACTTTGAAACAATTGACAAGAAATCAAGTTAAAATATTAAATTATATTTGTAGCAAATGTATTATGAATGTTGACAAAAATGGTTTTATCCAAGCAAATCATATTGAAATTTCTTTAGACGAATTATCAAAAATAGTAGAAATTAAAAGTGTACATCAAATAGATTCAGAACTAGACTTTCTCCGATCAAAAGAACTTTTAATAAGTGACTATTTTAGTGGGCACGGGGCTGGGTTTGTTATCGACTTAGATAACATTGTTGCACATTTAGAACCATCTCCATTTGCTATTAATCTCTTTATAAGAGGGCAAGGATTTAAAGGCAGTCCAAAAGATTTTTACAAGTTAGAATATAAAAATCAATAA
- a CDS encoding helix-turn-helix domain-containing protein gives MQNKKIHQGRNIKRFREMLGIKQEALAFDLGEDWNQKKISLLEQKETIEEDILERICQILKVPVEAIENMDEEQAVNIIANTFDNGSILNGINHNPSFHPIDKVLQLHEEKIALYERMLKEKDEMMARLEQLIQK, from the coding sequence ATGCAAAACAAAAAAATACATCAGGGTAGAAATATCAAGCGTTTTCGGGAGATGTTGGGCATCAAGCAGGAGGCTTTGGCTTTTGATCTTGGTGAAGACTGGAACCAGAAGAAGATTTCGCTGTTGGAGCAGAAAGAAACTATAGAAGAGGATATTTTAGAAAGGATTTGCCAGATTCTGAAAGTTCCTGTGGAAGCTATTGAGAATATGGATGAGGAACAAGCAGTGAATATTATTGCTAATACATTTGATAATGGTTCTATACTTAATGGTATAAATCATAATCCTTCATTTCATCCTATAGATAAGGTTTTACAACTGCACGAAGAAAAAATTGCGCTGTACGAAAGAATGCTGAAAGAAAAAGATGAAATGATGGCCAGGCTGGAGCAGCTGATTCAGAAATAA